Proteins from a genomic interval of Candidatus Zixiibacteriota bacterium:
- a CDS encoding 1-acyl-sn-glycerol-3-phosphate acyltransferase — MKILFWAGWALSRVLFTVGGGLRIEGQEHIPRDGGFLLATNHISYYDPPLVGSCVPREVYFFAKQELFRNPLVKRLLLRVNALPVNRGAVDRQSLKASIDVIKAGYGLTFFPEGTRSRTGDLLSPKPGLGLIATRAQCPIVPTAIIGSDDFRSCLTRKRRIVVRFGEPFSSEWVASFGRGKGAYLEIAQAVMGRIGKLRDASSDQI, encoded by the coding sequence ATGAAGATCCTCTTTTGGGCGGGCTGGGCTCTCTCTCGGGTGCTGTTTACGGTCGGTGGCGGTTTGCGCATAGAGGGTCAGGAACACATTCCCAGGGATGGTGGGTTTCTTCTGGCGACCAATCATATTTCCTATTACGATCCGCCCCTGGTGGGAAGCTGTGTTCCTCGTGAAGTCTATTTCTTTGCCAAACAGGAGTTATTCCGTAACCCGTTGGTCAAACGCCTTCTGTTGCGGGTCAATGCTTTACCGGTGAATAGAGGGGCTGTTGATCGCCAATCGCTAAAGGCCTCAATCGATGTTATCAAGGCTGGCTACGGATTGACTTTTTTCCCGGAAGGCACTCGGTCGAGAACTGGCGATCTCCTATCTCCCAAGCCCGGTTTGGGCCTGATCGCTACCCGCGCGCAGTGCCCGATTGTACCGACCGCAATTATTGGCAGTGATGATTTCCGTTCCTGTCTGACTCGAAAAAGGCGTATTGTCGTCCGTTTTGGAGAGCCTTTTTCGTCGGAATGGGTAGCCTCATTTGGTCGGGGCAAAGGTGCTTATCTCGAGATAGCTCAGGCCGTAATGGGCCGTATTGGGAAGCTTCGGGATGCTTCGTCGGATCAGATATGA